The Gossypium hirsutum isolate 1008001.06 unplaced genomic scaffold, Gossypium_hirsutum_v2.1 scaffold_927, whole genome shotgun sequence DNA segment AACTGATCATATAATTTGATGACCTAAATGCCCAGTGAAATTCTTTTCTGAAACtgtatcacatgaaaattatctAAAAGGGGGAGGTTTTGTTCAATTGTACTACATAAAGACAATCAAGCATCAAACAAACGAAACTTAAAAATTCTTGAATGTAATGTTTACCATATGATGATAAACTTAACTAAAGGAATTTCAATACAGATTTTTGGAAGAACATTTACTTCATCAATGGTGCAAAGTAATGGCAGAATTGACAGCTAAACTAAAACTGATTCCACAAATCAAGTCAGAATTGACAGGCTTAACTAAAACTGATTCCACAAATCAAGTCAAAGGGGAATACAAGCTTAAGCAGTCTATGAAACAGAAGACCAGACTTCAAGCAGGAAAATACAGTGTGAAAACCTCAAACTTTGAGAAGCTGCAATTTGTTGGAAAAGGCAATGGCAATCCAATCAGGTTGCGCAGCAGACCACTGTAATTGATTAATTTCGTAGCCAGCAGAGTAAACACACAGAGGATCGATACCATTAGGTCCCGCCACCGTAGGCAACTCCCAAATAAGAGCCTGGGTATCATCCCCAGCGGAACAAATATGCTTACAACTCTGAGGAGCCCAGGCAATGGCATTGACACTAGCGTGATGCCGCTCCAACTCAGCAACGGGGGTTGTGGGTGACCTTATAtccaaaatcacaactttattgCTATCCATTTGAATGGTAGCCATATACTTCAAATCTTGCTTGTTCCAAGCCAATCTTAATAAAGGGGTGTCGGGTTGGGGACTTTCATAAATGATGGTGGAATGTTCTTTGTCTCTCAAATCGAAAATCCTAACGGACCCATCAGCGGAAACGGAAGCAAAAACTCTAGCTTCACCCCAAGCAATGTCGTAAACCTCTTTATCATGAGCGATCAATTGGGTTTCAACGACGCATTTCTCGATGTCCCAAATGGTGCAAGTTGTGTCGATGCTGGAAGTCCCAATTCTCTTGGGTTCAACATCGTTCCAATCGAAGGAAGTT contains these protein-coding regions:
- the LOC107904228 gene encoding protein TRANSPARENT TESTA GLABRA 1, producing the protein MENSTQESHLRSDNSVTYESAYTVYAMALSSTPSSTNINHQRIALGSFLEDYTNRVDIISFDPETLSFKTHPKLAFDHPYPPTKLMFQPNRKSASSSSSCSDLLASTGDFLRLWEVRESSIEPVTVLNNSKTSEFCAPLTSFDWNDVEPKRIGTSSIDTTCTIWDIEKCVVETQLIAHDKEVYDIAWGEARVFASVSADGSVRIFDLRDKEHSTIIYESPQPDTPLLRLAWNKQDLKYMATIQMDSNKVVILDIRSPTTPVAELERHHASVNAIAWAPQSCKHICSAGDDTQALIWELPTVAGPNGIDPLCVYSAGYEINQLQWSAAQPDWIAIAFSNKLQLLKV